Part of the Labilibaculum antarcticum genome, TGTAAATACCTGCGTTTTCATATTTATGATGCGACTCATTTCCGGCCGCCGGATCTTTTAAATATTCTCCCAAGGAAGCTTCACGAACAATTGCTCTTCCTTCCATCGAATGATGAGTTTGAGTCATTGCCAATTCGTACTTCTCTTCTGTTAACCTGATTTCAACACCAATTGAAAAATCAATACGGGAATCATTTTTAAACTGAGATAACTTCGAAACATTAACTCCTACATTTTTACCAACCACACCACATTCTGTTCTGCCATAGCCTAAGGCAACAGCCAACGTATTGTATGCTTGTCCTGGTAAAATATATACCGGCAATTTCATTCCTGAATTCAACTCTACAACATCACCTGTCTCTAAAAGCATTTCTTCCGCTTGTTTTGGCGATATGGTTAGGTAATTGTCCCAACAAATTTTCGTTACCGGATCAGGAAGCTCCTGAATCCAAGGATTGTTTGCCATTTTCCCATCGCCCATGGCCGAGCTTTCATATACCTGAAGTTCAAAACCTGAAGATTTTGGTGTACTTGCAATTTCAGCCATCAATTCCCCAATTCCAGCCATCGAAAATCTGGTGTCGAAAACTGATTTCGTTTGAGGTTCAAAGACTCCTTTTTGCAGGCTATTGTTCCAAAAACTGATGAAATTTGGATAAGTTGTTTGAAGCGGATATAATTTCTCTTCCCAGTAATTTTTTATGAATTTTAAATAGTCGGTTTCCTGACCCGACCATGCAAGCAGTGTAGATTGAAACTGTCGGGTATTGAATAATGGACGAATACCTGGTTGCATTAAACTATAGCGACTCGTTTTAGGTTCGAGATCGTTCCAGCTTTCGATAAAATGATTATCGGGCGCTACATATTTAAAATAACCACTTGTTTCGCTTGGAGCAGCATTTAAGGATACCGAAAATGGAACTTTCTCTATTGCTTTTCCAAATTCCTCTCCTTTAAAATAATCGTATACCGGATTAACATCGTAAGAGAACAAAGCTTTTATCCTGCCCGAATTCAGATCAGAAAGTAATTGTTCCATATCCGAATCAATCGCTTGCTTGGTCAATATTTGCTTGTCAATTCGCAGAGTTGTTCCGTAATTTTCCAATTCGTAATTAATCGCATTGATCAAAACCTGAATGTTCAAATCATTTTCACCTGCAACAACCAATGATTTCCCTTTATTTGCCCATAGTTCTTTTGCCAATTCTTGAATATCATCAGTGGCATCACTTATGGAATAGGAATCTAATCCTTTTAGTTTCAAAATCTCATTGTACAATTGAGCAATCAGCATGGCTTGCTCGGAAGGTTTTACCGGAATCCGATAATCGGCATTACTTCCTGTTAGGGATAAACGCGATTCAAACTGAATGTGTCGTGACATATTTGTATTTCCATCGCTAAGCTTGCGCTTTTTGGTGTACTGACGAATGTGTTCAACAGGCATCAGCCAATTCCCTAAAAAATCTGCATCAAAACTCACAATCACATCTGCATAATCGAACCGGTAATCGCAAATTCCTGCTTTCCCAAAACACATTTCATTGGACTTTATCAATGCTGATGCAGATCGATTATCATACTGTACCCATTTCACATTTGGGTAAGATTTTAAAAACATCTCTATGACAGCCTTTGTAGATGGACTGTATATTGTCGGAGTCAAAAGAACTGCGCTTTCTTTATTTCCTTCTAATTGATTTAATTGCTGAATAATGTCTTGATCCAGCTCGTCCCAGGAAATTTTGGTATCGCCTTTCAGCGGATTTTTATATCGACTTGTATCGTATAATCCTAAAATTGAAGCCTGAACCCTTGCACTTGTCCCTCCGTAAGTAACCGAAGACAAATCGTTGCCTTCAATTTTTATTGGACGGCCTTCTCTGGTTTTTATAAGGATGCTACAATATTCACTTCCATTTACATAGGATGAGGCATAGTAATTCGCTTTCCCCGGAGTGATTTCTTCAGGTTTAATCAGATATGGAATGGCCTTTTGAACCGAATTTTCGCAGCTGGCCAATACGGTACTTATCGCAAGACTGTATCCGCAAAGCTTTAAAAAATCACGTCGGTTCGATTGCGACTTCTCATTTCCATTATCAAATATATCGAGTATTTGTTCCAGATTCCCCTTAGGCAAACTTAGCTTTTCGGGAGTATCTGATCCATTTTTACGTTCGGCAAGACTTTTCCAATGTTTCTTCATAGATAAACGATTATCAATAGGTAAAATGCAATAGGGCAACAATCGGCTTTTACAATTCTAATAATGGCATCGGGCACATTCCCTTCCTCCAATATCCGTAACTCTAACAGAGTCTCTTACACCAGTCGCCAATTCTTCGTGTAACTCTTTAAATCCATTGGAATAGTATCCATTGGCCTGAAAATCAACGGCAGTTTTATCGTGACAATCCAAACACCAACCCATTGATAAATCCTCTACCTGTCGAATAACATCCATTTCTTCTACAAAACCATGGCATTCCTGACATTCTCTTTTACCGACATTAGCATGCTGAGCATGACTGAAAAATACATGATCGGGTAACTGATGAATTCGAACCCATTCTACCGAAGTATTATTTTCTATGGCTGCGTGTATTTTATTGATTTCGAATTTTCCCGAATTGGTTCCTTCGCGCACAATCACGTGGCAGTTCATACAAAGATTTACATGAGGAATACCAGCAGATTTGCTTTCGTCGACTGTTGTATGGCAATATCTGCAATCAATTTTATTACCAGTAACATGCACTTTATGAGAAAACTTAATTGGCTGTGCTGGTTGGTAATTTTGTTTGCGACCTAAGGCCATTGCTCCATCAGCAAGCATATTTATTTGATATCCAAAGGCGAATACAAAAATTAATATCGGTATTAACTTGTACTTGATTTTCTTGGTGAAGATCAAATCGATTAAAGCCATGGTGATTAATGCACCCAAAAAGACAAATACCAATATATTATTGACCTTTGGTTTTGTTTCAAAGAGGGTATCCTCCTTTAACTGGGACAAATATGTTTTAATATATCCAAGTTCCTCATCCGAATAGGTATATCCGACATGAGACGCCTCCATCTTTTTACCCAATGGACTCATCAATACAGCTTTAAATTCTGCAATTGATTTATCGGCAAATGTTTTTGAAATATCTGTTGCGGAAGGATTCCAGTTCAGCGTATCGATATAATCGATATTGTGACAGGAAACACAAGATGTTACATCTGTTTTTATTCTGGTTAAGCCTTTAAAAAGTCGCTCACCCCGTTTCTCAGAATTCAAGAAGTAGTTAAAATGATGATCTACTGTTTTAGCAACATGCGTACTATCTGCCTCAATCGCAAAAAGGGCGGGTGGACTAAAAAACAAAAAAAGTATAATCAGGGCATTAAAAAATCCGTAGGGTTTACTCATAGAACAGGTATTTGGTACAGATTAAGCTTATATAATAGCCAATATTGAAAATACAAATCAAAATACGAAACCTTTCTCTACACCAAATCTTACTATTCTCTCTCTTTTCTTTAAAAGGCAGCCGAGCACACTTTTTCGTAACTTACTCGCTCTCTACCAAATATAATAATTTAAACGAATATTTCATATCCTTTCACTTAATGAAATGCAAATACAATCAACAATAGATCCGAACTTCCATTTCTTTTATTAATGTTTTCTAAGGATAGCTGATTAAAAAAAAATACCGAAAAGGTGTAATTCAGAAACAAATGAGAAAGTGAAGCTCAGAACTACGCTTTAAACCAAAAAAGGCATTCTCCTAGAA contains:
- a CDS encoding cytochrome c3 family protein, translated to MSKPYGFFNALIILFLFFSPPALFAIEADSTHVAKTVDHHFNYFLNSEKRGERLFKGLTRIKTDVTSCVSCHNIDYIDTLNWNPSATDISKTFADKSIAEFKAVLMSPLGKKMEASHVGYTYSDEELGYIKTYLSQLKEDTLFETKPKVNNILVFVFLGALITMALIDLIFTKKIKYKLIPILIFVFAFGYQINMLADGAMALGRKQNYQPAQPIKFSHKVHVTGNKIDCRYCHTTVDESKSAGIPHVNLCMNCHVIVREGTNSGKFEINKIHAAIENNTSVEWVRIHQLPDHVFFSHAQHANVGKRECQECHGFVEEMDVIRQVEDLSMGWCLDCHDKTAVDFQANGYYSNGFKELHEELATGVRDSVRVTDIGGRECARCHY
- a CDS encoding Fe-S-cluster-containing hydrogenase translates to MKKHWKSLAERKNGSDTPEKLSLPKGNLEQILDIFDNGNEKSQSNRRDFLKLCGYSLAISTVLASCENSVQKAIPYLIKPEEITPGKANYYASSYVNGSEYCSILIKTREGRPIKIEGNDLSSVTYGGTSARVQASILGLYDTSRYKNPLKGDTKISWDELDQDIIQQLNQLEGNKESAVLLTPTIYSPSTKAVIEMFLKSYPNVKWVQYDNRSASALIKSNEMCFGKAGICDYRFDYADVIVSFDADFLGNWLMPVEHIRQYTKKRKLSDGNTNMSRHIQFESRLSLTGSNADYRIPVKPSEQAMLIAQLYNEILKLKGLDSYSISDATDDIQELAKELWANKGKSLVVAGENDLNIQVLINAINYELENYGTTLRIDKQILTKQAIDSDMEQLLSDLNSGRIKALFSYDVNPVYDYFKGEEFGKAIEKVPFSVSLNAAPSETSGYFKYVAPDNHFIESWNDLEPKTSRYSLMQPGIRPLFNTRQFQSTLLAWSGQETDYLKFIKNYWEEKLYPLQTTYPNFISFWNNSLQKGVFEPQTKSVFDTRFSMAGIGELMAEIASTPKSSGFELQVYESSAMGDGKMANNPWIQELPDPVTKICWDNYLTISPKQAEEMLLETGDVVELNSGMKLPVYILPGQAYNTLAVALGYGRTECGVVGKNVGVNVSKLSQFKNDSRIDFSIGVEIRLTEEKYELAMTQTHHSMEGRAIVREASLGEYLKDPAAGNESHHKYENAGIYKKPNFPNHHWGLVVDLNSCVGCGACSIACQAENNVPVVGKNEVIRAHEMSWIRIDRYFSGSDFNPDVSYQPVMCQHCDNAPCENVCPVAATTHSSEGLNQMAYNRCIGTRYCGNNCPYKVRRFNWFNFTNADSIPNNLHDVAEMTIDLKRMVLNPDVTVRAKGVIEKCSMCVQRIQEGKLNAKIEGRKVNDGEIKTACQQACPSGAIIFGDLNDNDSQIVKETSSQRNYHLLEEIHTLPSVSYLTKIRNKKTNEL